One genomic region from Phragmites australis chromosome 1, lpPhrAust1.1, whole genome shotgun sequence encodes:
- the LOC133919195 gene encoding myosin-17-like isoform X3 codes for MASMSNIVIGSHVWVEDKDFAWVDGEVFRIDGQNAHVRTTKGKTVIANTSDIHPKDTEASPDGVDDMTRLSYLHEPGVLDNLAVRYAKNIIYTYTGNILIAINPFQRLPNLVDVRTMEKYKGANLGDLEPHVFAIADVSYRQMINEGKSNSILVSGESGAGKTETTKLLMRYLAFLGGRSVTGARTVEQQVLESNPVLEAFGNAKTVRNNNSSRFGKFVEIQFGKSGKISGAAIRTYLLERSRVCQINSPERNYHCFYFLCAAPSEDLKKYKLGDPSSFHYLNQSTCIKVDGINDAEEYLATRNAMDTVGITEQEQEAIFRVVAAVLHLGNINFVKGREVDSSIIKDDKSRFHLNTAGELLMCDCEKLENALINREINTPEGVITTTVGPHSATISRDGLAKQIYSRLFDWLVNRINASIGQDPDSNQLIGVLDIYGFESFKTNSFEQLCINFTNEKLQQHFNQNVFKMEQEEYTREQINWSYIEFVDNQDVLDLIEKKPGGIIALLDEACMFPKSTHETLSQKLYEKFKSHKRFAKPKLSRTAFTIQHYAGDVIYQSDQFLDKNKDYVVAEHQELLYASKCSFVSGLFPPVTEENTKSSKSSIATRFKMQLHELMETLSSTEPHYIRCIKPNSVLKPAIFENTNVLQQLRCSGVLEAIRISCAGYPTRKLFHDFLHRFRILSPEILKENNDEKVACQKILDKIGLQGYQIGRTKVFLRAGQMAELDARRTEMRNNAARGVQSQFRTHVAREQFLILRNTSICLQSFVRARLACKLHELLRQQAAALKIQKNTRWYFAWKTYCQLRLSATTLQTGLRAMAARNEFNFRKQNKASIHIQSRWRCHRDYSNYIKLKRAALTYQCAWRRRVARKELRKLRMAARDTQALKVAKEKLEERVEELTSRLGLEKKLRTDLEKSKAEEVSKLQAALHEMEQRVEEVTAMQERESAKKAVEEALVQEREKISLLTTEIEGLKALLVAEREENDLTKKAHANALEGNEELNKKVKDAEEKIKQFSDIVQRLEVTVREGEALLLTERQQSEAVSTALAESQARNEALVSKLEDAVKQNDLLHEAIKRFEEAMANLESSLSVEKQQHEASVVELTEAREKIEELQREVGDTDEKSTMLQTTIQRLEERLREKDDLLTTERQESEATKQLLSESQDRNQELLNKIEDAEKNIAHFQDTIQRHEEIMTVLETSLRTERQQNDAMMKQLADSQGEIGELQKKLEDADGRSSLLQDSLQRLEEDATTREALLVAEKQENEVTKRTLTEALDQIEELVKEVECANHSVHQLQDIIQRLEQSAVAREATLLTESQEKDATSKALAEAQGRIEDLLKEIYSANRKIDQLQKTVERLEEGATTTDALYFAERQEHDQTKKTLSEAQEMNKELLTKIVEAEQNRGQLLENVKRLEKDSTTRESLLLMTKQSHDDTIKVLAEAQERNQDLMNKVEDSDRKIGLLEDSVKRLEQDGTAKDALLLTEKQAHEGTQKTLTEAQERNEELLKKIHDDDKHILQLQFTIQRLEENTVANENLLLREREQNDTTTKAHIESQERYEELLKKFVDVDRKIDLLQDTIERLGENTTTKDALLLSERHEKDATKKALAEAEEKNEELQMKVEYANEKIDHLQNTINKLQENIAAKDVSLEASMQENSTIRKSLAEAQERNDELLKKISDSEYRIHLLQDTVQKLQVDAISRLSSFVMEKQESDAAKRAVTEAHERNEDLLKRNEDLLKRNDDLIKKIEESGKIVAQLQEALQRLERKAANLEAENQVLRQQATATPPSTAKSSASRSKITRIHRSPENGHILNGDIKQTEMKPSTGTSEAIPPSVGNVPDLSNQKDFEHGEKLQRVLNQKYQHQQPQDDQQWLLTCISQYLGFSGSKPVAALLIYQCILHWRSFEAMKTNVFDSILQTINSATEAQNDMRTLAYWLSNLSTLTVLLQRSFKTTRTAISTPQRRRFSSERIFHANQTSNAGLAYLSGQSVVGSGGLPQVEAKYPALLFKQQLVDLIEKVYGMISDSVKKELNPLLELCIQDPRTSHSSLAKGHLNGMAQQNQLAHWLGIVKILNSYLDVLRANHVPSILVHKLFTQIFSLIDVQLFNRLLLRRECCSFSNGEYVRAGLAELKHWSDNAAREFAGSAWEALRHIRQAVDFLVISLKPMRTLREIHTDVCPALSIQQLERIVSMYWDDVNGTNTISAEFTSSLKAAVHEESNTVTTFSILLDDDSSIPFSLDDITKTLPVIEVADDDLLSFVHENPSFAFLLQRE; via the exons ATG GCTTCGATGTCAAACATTGTTATAGGCTCTCATGTATGGGTGGAAGATAAAGATTTTGCCTGGGTTGATGGTGAGGTCTTCCGAATTGATGGTCAAAATGCCCATGTTCGCACAACCAAGGGAAAGACG GTCATTGCAAATACATCGGATATACACCCTAAAGATACAGAAGCATCTCCGGATGGAGTTGATGACATGACAAGGTTATCATACTTGCATGAGCCTGGTGTTCTAGATAACCTGGCTGTCAGATATgccaaaaatataatttat ACCTACACTGGCAATATTTTGATTGCAATAAATCCATTCCAAAGACTGCCTAATCTGGTTGATGTCCGTACTATGGAAAAATACAAAGGTGCAAATCTTGGTGACCTAGAACCTCATGTATTTGCAATAGCCGACGTCTCTTATAG GCAAATGATAAATGAAGGAAAGAGTAACTCCATTTTGGTCAGTGGTGAAAGTGGTGCTGGTAAGACTGAAACTACAAAGTTATTGATGAGATATCTTGCATTTCTGGGTGGGCGATCTGTAACAGGAGCGAGGACAGTTGAACAGCAAGTTTTAGAA TCTAACCCAGTCCTTGAAGCTTTTGGGAATGCAAAAACTGTTCgaaacaacaattcaag TCGATTTGGTAAATTTGTTGAAATCCAATTTGGCAAGAGTGGAAAGATATCTGGTGCTGCCATTAGAACTTACTTGCTTGAGAGATCTCGAGTCTGCCAAATTAATAGCCCAGAGAGAAACTACCATTGCTTTTACTTCTTGTGTGCAGCACCATCAGAG GATCTAAAGAAGTATAAGCTGGGGGACCCATCTTCGTTTCACTATCTCAATCAGTCAACATGCATCAAAGTTGATGGGATTAATGATGCTGAAGAATATCTTGCAACAAGAAATGCAATGGATACTGTTGGCATCACTGAGCAAGAACAG GAAGCTATATTCCGGGTTGTTGCTGCTGTGCTTCATCTTGGAAACATTAACTTTGTGAAAGGGAGAGAGGTAGATTCATCTATAATAAAGGATGACAAATCTAGATTCCATCTTAATACAGCAGGAGAGCTCTTGAT GTGTGATTGTGAGAAGTTGGAGAATGCCTTGATAAATAGGGAAATAAATACACCAGAAGGAGTGATTACCACTACAGTTGGTCCTCATTCTGCTACTATTAGCCGGGATGGTTTAGCAAAACAGATATACTCTCGATTATTTGACTG GCTTGTAAATAGAATAAATGCATCAATAGGACAAGACCCAGACTCGAACCAACTGATTGGGGTACTTGATATATATGGCTTTGAAAGTTTTAAAACTAACAG TTTTGAACAACTATGCATCAATTTTACCAATGAAAAACTCCAGCAACATTTTAACCAG AATGTCTTTAAAATGGAGCAGGAAGAGTACACAAGGGAGCAGATTAATTGGAGTTACATAGAGTTTGTTGACAACCAAGATGTACTTGACTTGATTGAGAAG AAACCAGGTGGAATTATTGCACTTCTTGATGAAGCCTG CATGTTCCCAAAGTCGACACATGAGACATTATCTCAGAAGCTGTATGAAAAGTTCAAGAGCCACAAAAGATTTGCCAAACCAAAGCTTTCTCGTACTGCATTTACAATTCAACATTATGCTGGAGAT GTAATATATCAATCTGATCAATTCCTGGACAAAAACAAAGACTATGTGGTAGCAGAGCATCAGGAATTACTTTATGCTTCCAAGTGTTCTTTTGTATCAGGGTTATTTCCACCAGTGACAGAAGAGAAcacaaaatcatcaaaatcctCAATTGCGACTCGCTTTAAG ATGCAActtcatgagctcatggagacTTTGAGCTCTACGGAACCACATTACATTAGATGTATAAAACCAAATAGTGTTCTTAAGCCTGCCATTTTTGAGAACACCAACGTTCTGCAGCAGCTTCGATGTTCA GGTGTTCTTGAAGCCATTAGAATCAGCTGCGCTGGATATCCCACTAGGAAACTATTTCATGATTTTCTTCATCGCTTTCGCATTCTTTCTCCTGAAATTCTGAAAGAAAA CAATGATGAAAAAGTTGCCTGTCAAAAGATTTTGGACAAAATAGGACTTCAGGGTTATCAG ATAGGAAGAACTAAGGTATTCCTGAGAGCTGGTCAAATGGCTGAACTGGATGCTAGAAGAACAGAGATGCGAAATAATGCAGCCAGAGGTGTTCAGAGTCAATTCCGTACTCATGTTGCTCGTGAGCAGTTCCTAATACTACGGAACACGTCTATTTGTTTGCAATCCTTTGTTAGAG CAAGATTGGCTTGTAAGCTACACGAACTCCTGAGACAGCAAGCAGCAGCACTGAAGATTCAGAAAAACACCCGATGGTATTTTGCATGGAAAACTTACTGTCAACTACGCTTGTCAGCCACTACATTGCAGACAGGGCTAAGGGCCATGGCAGCTCGCAATGAATTCAACTTTAGAAAGCAAAATAAAGCTTCTATCCATATCCAG TCCCGATGGCGTTGCCACAGAGATTACTCAAATTATATTAAATTGAAGAGAGCAGCGCTAACATATCAGTGTGCTTGGCGAAGAAGGGTTGCCAGGAAAGAGCTGCGAAAGCTCAGAATG GCTGCAAGAGATACACAAGCTCTAAAGGTGGCAAAAGAGAAACTTGAGGAACGTGTGGAAGAGCTAACAAGCCGCCTGGGCCTAGAGAAGAAACTAAGG ACTGATTTGGAGAAGTCCAAAGCAGAAGAAGTTTCTAAATTGCAGGCTGCTCTTCATGAGATGGAGCAGAGAGTAGAAGAAGTCACAGCAATGCAGGAAAGAGAATCAGCAAAAAAGGCTGTTGAAGAAGCTCTAGttcaagaaagagaaaagatcaGTTTATTGACTACTGAAATTGAGGGTCTCAAG GCACTGCTAGTAGCAGAACGAGAGGAGAATGATTTAACAAAGAAAGCACATGCTAATGCTCTGGAAGGAAATGAAGAATTGAATAAGAAAGTcaaggatgcagaggaaaaaatCAAGCAGTTTAGTGATATTGTGCAGAG ACTAGAAGTGACTGTAAGAGAAGGAGAGGCCCTTTTGCTAACGGAAAGACAACAAAGTGAAGCAGTTAGCACTGCACTAGCTGAATCTCAAGCAAGAAATGAAGCATTAGTAAGCAAGCTTGAAGATGCTGTGAAACAAAATGATCTGCTCCACGAAGCTATTAAAAG ATTTGAAGAAGCTATGGCAAATCTGGAATCTTCACTGTCAGTTGAAAAACAACAACACGAGGCAAGTGTGGTAGAACTAACTGAAGCACGAGAAAAAATTGAAGAACTTCAGAGAGAAGTTGGGGATACTGATGAAAAATCCACCATGCTTCAGACTACTATACaaag ACTTGAAGAAAGATTAAGGGAGAAGGATGATCTGTTGACTACAGAAAGACAAGAAAGTGAAGCAACTAAACAATTGCTCAGTGAATCCCAGGATAGAAATCAGGAGTTGCTCAACAAAATTGAAGATGCTGAAAAAAACATTGCACACTTTCAAGACACAATACAAAG GCATGAAGAAATTATGACAGTACTAGAAACTTCACTGAGAACTGAAAGGCAGCAAAATGATGCAATGATGAAACAACTAGCTGACTCTCAGGGAGAAATAGGAGAGCTGCAAAAGAAGCTTGAAGATGCTGATGGCAGAAGCAGTCTGCTTCAAGATTCTTTACAGAG ACTTGAAGAAGATGCTACCACAAGAGAGGCTTTATTGGTAGCTGAAAAGCAAGAAAACGAAGTGACAAAAAGGACACTAACTGAAGCTCTGGATCAAATCGAGGAATTAGTCAAGGAAGTTGAGTGTGCTAACCACAGTGTGCATCAGCTTCAAGATATTATACAAAG ACTTGAACAAAGTGCAGTTGCAAGAGAGGCTACTTTACTAACAGAAAGTCAGGAAAAAGATGCAACATCAAAAGCGCTAGCAGAAGCACAAGGAAGGATTGAAGATTTACTGAAGGAAATTTATTCTGCTAATAGAAAAATTGATCAGCTTCAAAAAACTGTAGAAAG GTTAGAAGAGGGTGCAACAACAACGGATGCTCTTTACTTTGCTGAAAGGCAAGAGCATGATCAAACGAAGAAAACACTTTCTGAAGCTCAAGAGATGAACAAAGAATTACTAACGAAAATTGTGGAGGCTGAGCAAAACAGAGGTCAGCTCCTGGAGAATGTGAAAAG ACTTGAAAAGGATTCAACTACAAGAGAGTCTTTGCTGCTTATGACAAAGCAAAGTCATGATGACACCATAAAAGTTTTGGCTGAAGCTCAAGAGCGAAACCAAGACTTAATGAACAAAGTAGAGGATTCTGATAGGAAAATTGGTCTGCTTGAAGATTCAGTAAAAAG ACTCGAACAAGATGGCACTGCCAAAGACGCCTTATTGCTAACTGAAAAGCAGGCACATGAGGGAACACAGAAGACTCTCACTGAAGCTCAGGAAAGGAATGAAGAATTGCTGAAGAAAATTCATGATGATGATAAACATATTCTTCAGCTTCAGTTTACCATACAGAG GCTTGAGGAAAATACAGTTGCAAATGAGAATTTGCTACTGAGAGAAAGGGAGCAAAATGATACAACAACAAAAGCGCACATTGAAAGTCAAGAAAGATATGAAGAATTACTAAAGAAATTTGTGGATGTTGACAGGAAAATTGATCTTCTTCAAGATACCATAGAAAG GCTTGGAGAAAATACAACAACAAAGGATGCTCTGTTGCTATCAGAGAGACATGAGAAGGATGCAACTAAAAAAGCACTTGCTGAGGCTGAAGAGAAAAATGAAGAGTTGCAAATGAAAGTCGAATATGCTAATGAAAAAATTGATCATCTTCAAAATACAATAAATAA GCTTCAAGAAAACATAGCTGCAAAAGATGTTTCTTTGGAAGCTTCAATGCAAGAAAATAGCACAATCAGGAAATCTCTTGCTGAAGCTCAAGAGAGAAATGATGAATTACTCAAGAAAATTAGCGATAGTGAATACAGGATCCACTTACTTCAAGACACAGTGCAGAA GCTTCAAGTAGATGCAATATCAAGATTGTCTTCTTTTGTAATGGAAAAACAAGAAAGTGATGCTGCCAAGAGAGCTGTTACTGAAGCTCATGAAAGAAATGAAGATTTATTGAAGAGAAACGAGGACCTCCTGAAGCGGAATGATGATTTGATTAAGAAAATTGAAGAGTCTGGTAAAATTGTCGCTCAACTTCAGGAGGCCTTACAAAG ACTTGAAAGAAAAGCAGCCAACTTAGAGGCTGAGAACCAAGTTCTCCGTCAACAAGCAACTGCAACTCCTCCGTCTACTGCCAAATCTTCAGCTTCACGCTCAAAGATCACAAGGATTCAT AGAAGCCCAGAGAATGGCCATATTTTGAACGGTGACATAAAACAAACTGAAATGAAGCCCTCAACTGGCACATCAGAAGCAATACCCCCCTCGGTG GGCAATGTTCCTGACTTGAGCAACCAAAAAGATTTTGAGCATGGAGAAAAACTGCAAAGAGTACTTAATCAGAAATATCAG CACCAGCAGCCCCAGGACGATCAGCAGTGGTTACTTACTTGCATTTCACAATATCTTGGATTTTCTGGGAGCAAACCTGTTGCAGCTCTTCTTATATATCAATGTATTCTCCATTGGAGATCGTTTGAAGCAATGAAGACAAATGTCTTCGACAGCATTCTGCAGACTATAAACTCAGCAACAGAG GCCCAAAATGATATGAGAACATTGGCGTATTGGTTGTCCAACTTATCTACGCTAACAGTTCTCCTTCAACGGTCATTCAAAACTACTAGGACAGCGATCTCAACTCCACAAAGACGACGATTTTCGTCGGAGCGGATATTTCATGCAAATCAAACTTCAAATGCTGGGCTTGCTTATCTCAGTGGCCAATCGGTTGTTGGATCTGGTGGACTACCCCAAGTTGAAGCAAAATATCCAGCTTTGCTATTCAAACAGCAGCTTGTGGATCTAATTGAAAAGGTTTATGGTATGATAAGTGACAGTGTGAAAAAGGAGCTAAACCCTTTGCTTGAATTGTGTATACAG GATCCACGGACTTCACACTCAAGTCTAGCAAAAGGCCATTTGAATGGCATGGCCCAACAGAACCAACTTGCGCATTGGTTGGGCATTGTGAAAATCCTCAACAGTTACTTGGATGTACTGAGGGCAAACCAT GTTCCATCAATTTTGGTGCATAAACTGTTCACTCAAATATTTTCACTGATTGATGTTCAATTATTTAACCG ATTACTTTTGCGGCGCGAGTGTTGTTCGTTTAGTAATGGAGAATATGTCAGAGCTGGACTAGCTGAACTAAAACATTGGTCCGACAATGCCGCTAGAGAG TTTGCAGGTTCAGCCTGGGAGGCATTGAGGCATATCAGACAGGCCGTTGATTTCTTG GTGATTTCTCTAAAGCCAATGAGGACATTAAGAGAGATACACACTGATGTGTGCCCT GCCCTCAGCATACAACAGCTAGAGCGAATAGTTAGTATGTATTGGGATGATGTGAATGGTACAAATACTATTTCAGCGGAG TTTACATCAAGCTTGAAAGCTGCGGTACACGAGGAATCGAATACTGTCACTACTTTTTCTATACTGCTCGATGATGATTCCAG CATACCTTTTTCACTTGATGACATTACAAAAACATTACCAGTCATTGAGGTGGCTGATGACGACTTGCTATCATTTGTCCATGAAAACCCAAGCTTTGCGTTTTTATTGCAAAGGGAGTAg